One segment of Paenibacillus sp. FSL R7-0337 DNA contains the following:
- a CDS encoding S-layer homology domain-containing protein, translating into MIKYLKIIVCIMLLGAVIPSYAYGANDAADLSYRVGITVTDSSGALKSSFKVGEKILVKLSLSYTGAGRAPVYGFQGKLQFDSYVLENTGVKMEKDISMKVSGGAINYVYLDMTAKGTEDSILKNIGTAVFQAKNSGTFSISSSGFILTNKDATHRYIEPVEAVQIIVGDGVKDASKSLLYENIVAAKALLASVTIADNPKTIYYPDYWYPTKSAQTLRAVIAEAEAVFNNKDALASEISEAIEKLSIGVSDFENSKITGPKRWAAPEGDATAGSTAVDLYYSVKASVKGGNGKIAEGFEVQTIRATTSATIRMIPDEGYETEYILVNGEKWIGHDIYTIPEVSRDTLVVVTFAKKPPFTDIAHDDWFYSSVRYVYNKGLFTGTTETEFSPSGKMSRAMLATVLYRMENKPDVTFVSVFSDVQSGRWYSEPVIWANQKNIVNGYAKGKFAPNDAITREQIAVMLHRYAKVKGYGLQAKNSSLSFKDANQISGYAKESITWAVSKGIMKGNTDLTINPSGLATRAEVATMLERFNELN; encoded by the coding sequence ATGATCAAATACTTAAAAATCATTGTGTGCATCATGCTTCTAGGGGCTGTTATACCTTCATATGCCTATGGCGCAAATGATGCTGCAGACCTTAGTTATCGTGTGGGCATCACCGTAACGGACAGCTCGGGTGCCTTGAAATCATCCTTTAAGGTCGGAGAAAAAATACTTGTTAAGCTTAGTCTTTCCTACACGGGTGCCGGAAGGGCACCGGTGTATGGCTTTCAGGGAAAGCTGCAGTTTGATTCTTATGTACTGGAAAATACCGGTGTGAAGATGGAAAAGGACATTTCAATGAAAGTTTCAGGTGGCGCCATCAACTATGTCTATCTGGATATGACCGCCAAGGGAACAGAGGATTCCATCCTGAAAAATATAGGAACGGCTGTATTTCAAGCTAAAAACAGCGGCACGTTCAGCATTTCTTCAAGCGGCTTCATTCTAACAAACAAAGATGCGACACACCGGTATATTGAACCGGTTGAAGCTGTGCAAATCATTGTGGGCGATGGAGTAAAAGATGCCTCAAAATCTCTGTTATATGAAAACATTGTTGCTGCAAAAGCTTTGCTTGCTTCAGTGACGATTGCGGATAATCCCAAAACCATCTATTATCCGGATTATTGGTACCCAACCAAATCCGCGCAAACATTGAGAGCTGTGATTGCTGAAGCTGAGGCTGTTTTTAATAACAAGGACGCGCTGGCTTCGGAAATCTCAGAGGCTATTGAAAAGCTTAGCATTGGCGTTTCTGACTTTGAGAACTCCAAAATTACCGGTCCGAAACGTTGGGCTGCTCCGGAGGGCGATGCCACAGCCGGTAGCACCGCAGTGGATCTTTACTATTCAGTTAAAGCTTCGGTGAAAGGCGGAAACGGCAAAATTGCCGAGGGCTTTGAAGTTCAAACCATTCGCGCCACAACCTCTGCCACCATCCGAATGATTCCCGATGAAGGGTATGAAACCGAATATATCTTGGTCAACGGTGAGAAATGGATAGGCCACGACATTTACACTATTCCAGAGGTTAGCCGTGACACCCTTGTGGTGGTTACCTTTGCGAAAAAACCTCCTTTTACAGATATAGCACATGACGATTGGTTCTATTCTTCTGTAAGATATGTTTACAACAAGGGACTGTTCACGGGAACTACTGAAACGGAATTCTCACCCTCCGGGAAAATGAGCCGTGCCATGCTGGCCACTGTACTCTATCGCATGGAGAATAAACCGGATGTTACATTTGTGAGTGTATTCTCTGATGTGCAAAGTGGCCGCTGGTATTCAGAGCCGGTGATTTGGGCCAATCAAAAGAACATTGTTAACGGGTATGCTAAGGGGAAATTTGCTCCCAACGATGCGATCACCCGTGAGCAAATTGCTGTTATGCTGCATAGGTACGCAAAGGTTAAAGGTTATGGCCTTCAAGCTAAAAATTCAAGCCTGAGCTTCAAAGATGCCAATCAAATTTCAGGCTATGCCAAAGAGTCCATTACTTGGGCTGTGTCCAAGGGCATCATGAAGGGCAACACGGATTTGACTATAAATCCTTCTGGTCTTGCAACCAGAGCGGAGGTTGCCACTATGCTCGAAAGGTTTAATGAGCTGAATTGA